Proteins encoded within one genomic window of Thermococcus celer Vu 13 = JCM 8558:
- a CDS encoding acetate--CoA ligase family protein — MDFFFYPSSVALFGSFREGAIAREILRNIVEGGFEGKIIAVNPRGGTVEVAGKTFEVRDRLDEAVDLAIIAVPARFVPSLIDEIGPLIKGAVVISAGFSEVGNDELERELIEKAKKHKVRIIGPNCAGIFGVHARFFGSFEVRVKPGGLALISQSGAFGGAALAMGNEEGIGFSAFVSYGNAADLNESDFLEYFADDENTKAIALYVEGVRDGRRFLNALRYASRKKPVIVLKAGKSVSGAKAAASHTGSLAGSYEIYRAAFRQAGAIEVEEMEELFDAAKAFEMYPKAGRRVAVITNSGGPGVLATDRLEKLGLEMAGLSEKTVGELRSFLPPQCSVKNPIDLIADADYERYKRTIETVCKDENVDSLLVICVPPIFVPSREVARAILDANCNKPVIVNFMAGELVRDGVELLEKEGIKNFPTPERAARALHWLSLRS, encoded by the coding sequence ATGGACTTCTTCTTTTATCCCTCCAGCGTCGCCCTCTTTGGCTCCTTCAGGGAGGGAGCGATAGCCCGTGAGATCCTCAGGAACATCGTGGAGGGTGGCTTCGAGGGGAAGATAATAGCGGTCAACCCGAGGGGCGGGACCGTCGAGGTCGCCGGAAAAACCTTCGAAGTCCGCGATAGGCTCGATGAAGCCGTCGACCTCGCGATAATCGCCGTTCCCGCGAGGTTCGTTCCCTCCCTGATAGACGAAATCGGTCCGCTGATCAAGGGCGCCGTCGTCATAAGCGCCGGCTTCTCCGAGGTCGGGAACGATGAACTCGAGCGCGAGCTGATTGAGAAGGCTAAGAAGCACAAAGTTAGGATAATCGGACCGAACTGCGCCGGGATCTTCGGGGTCCACGCGAGGTTCTTCGGCTCCTTCGAGGTCCGCGTTAAGCCTGGCGGGCTGGCACTGATAAGCCAGAGCGGGGCCTTCGGCGGGGCGGCCCTCGCGATGGGCAACGAGGAGGGGATAGGCTTCTCGGCCTTCGTCTCCTACGGGAACGCCGCGGACCTGAACGAGAGCGACTTCCTGGAGTACTTCGCGGACGATGAAAACACAAAGGCCATAGCCCTCTACGTCGAGGGGGTTAGGGACGGGAGGCGCTTTCTGAATGCCCTTCGCTACGCCTCCCGGAAGAAACCGGTCATCGTCCTCAAGGCCGGAAAGAGCGTTAGCGGTGCTAAAGCCGCGGCCTCTCACACGGGCTCGCTCGCTGGGAGCTACGAGATCTACCGGGCGGCCTTCAGGCAGGCGGGGGCGATAGAGGTCGAGGAGATGGAGGAGCTCTTCGACGCGGCGAAGGCCTTCGAGATGTACCCCAAGGCGGGAAGGAGGGTCGCGGTCATCACGAACTCCGGCGGGCCCGGTGTCCTCGCGACGGACAGGCTCGAGAAGCTCGGCCTGGAGATGGCGGGGCTAAGCGAGAAAACCGTAGGGGAGCTCCGCTCTTTCCTCCCACCCCAGTGTTCCGTGAAAAATCCGATAGACCTCATAGCGGATGCCGACTACGAGCGCTATAAGAGAACCATCGAGACGGTCTGCAAAGATGAGAACGTCGATTCTCTCCTGGTCATCTGCGTGCCGCCCATATTCGTCCCGAGCCGGGAGGTGGCGAGGGCCATTCTTGACGCGAACTGCAACAAACCCGTCATCGTCAACTTCATGGCGGGAGAGCTCGTGAGGGACGGCGTTGAGCTCCTTGAGAAGGAGGGAATCAAGAACTTCCCGACGCCGGAGAGGGCCGCAAGGGCCCTTCACTGGCTGTCCCTGCGCTCGTGA
- a CDS encoding bifunctional N(6)-L-threonylcarbamoyladenine synthase/serine/threonine protein kinase produces MIALGIEGTAHTLGIGIVTEEKVLANVFHTLTTEKGGIHPKEAAEHHARLLKPLLRKALETAGITMDDVDVIAFSQGPGLGPALRVVATAARALAIKHGKPIVGVNHCIAHVEVTKMFGVRDPVGLYVSGGNTQVLALEGGRYRVFGETLDIGIGNAIDTFARELGIGFPGGPRIEKLAQKGERYVELPYAVKGMDLSFSGILTEAVRKYRTGKYRVEDLAYSFQETAFAALVEVTERALAHTGKDEVVLVGGVAANNRLREMLRIMAEDRGAEFFVPPYDLCRDNGAMIAYTGLRMYRGGVRFRIEDTVVKQKFRTDEVEVVWS; encoded by the coding sequence ATGATAGCCTTGGGAATAGAGGGAACCGCCCACACGCTCGGCATAGGTATCGTCACGGAAGAGAAAGTCCTGGCCAACGTATTCCACACCCTCACCACCGAGAAAGGGGGCATACACCCGAAGGAGGCCGCGGAGCACCACGCCCGTCTCCTCAAGCCCCTTCTGAGGAAAGCCCTGGAAACAGCCGGAATAACCATGGATGACGTTGACGTCATAGCGTTCTCCCAGGGGCCCGGCCTCGGTCCCGCGTTGAGGGTGGTCGCCACCGCCGCTCGGGCGCTCGCGATAAAACACGGCAAGCCCATAGTCGGGGTAAACCACTGCATAGCCCACGTCGAGGTAACCAAGATGTTCGGCGTTAGGGATCCCGTCGGCCTCTACGTGAGCGGGGGTAACACCCAGGTCTTGGCCCTCGAGGGCGGCCGCTACCGCGTCTTCGGCGAGACGCTCGATATCGGCATAGGCAACGCGATAGACACCTTCGCGAGGGAACTCGGCATAGGCTTTCCCGGCGGGCCCAGGATAGAGAAACTCGCTCAAAAGGGGGAACGCTACGTTGAGCTCCCCTACGCGGTGAAGGGGATGGACCTCAGCTTCTCCGGAATACTCACGGAGGCGGTCAGGAAGTACAGGACCGGGAAGTACCGCGTCGAGGACCTCGCCTACTCCTTCCAGGAGACGGCCTTCGCGGCCCTCGTTGAGGTGACGGAGAGGGCCTTAGCTCATACTGGGAAAGACGAGGTCGTCCTTGTCGGTGGCGTCGCCGCCAACAACAGGCTGAGGGAGATGCTTCGGATAATGGCCGAGGACAGGGGAGCTGAGTTTTTCGTTCCGCCCTACGACCTCTGCAGGGACAACGGTGCGATGATAGCCTACACCGGTTTGAGGATGTACCGCGGGGGCGTCCGCTTCAGGATAGAGGATACCGTTGTCAAGCAGAAGTTCAGAACGGACGAGGTGGAGGTCGTATGGAGCTGA
- a CDS encoding DUF835 domain-containing protein: protein MELTVSLPVFIADLILLAVIGYAAFYGLKRVNRYEGALSRFITITTLSLLLAFIGRVIDVVDDFIGNQSVLFYIEETLYFFSIIGVTYGVINYIGNVEKRIFPVPSGEAFGGELVPGGFMYLGDNLGEILEFLKKAEIPAMVVTRSPWRYEGAPENVRTLWVTQAAENGVGPTKLHVILDGAVKFFRSGGKLVVIDCLEVLVLYNDFQSVFRFLSTLKDYAIETGSTVLLLVDESTIDERQMSLLRREFTPVKSLRELLRTSP, encoded by the coding sequence ATGGAGCTGACGGTTTCTCTGCCGGTGTTCATCGCCGATCTAATCCTGCTTGCCGTCATCGGCTACGCGGCTTTCTACGGCCTCAAGCGGGTCAACCGCTACGAGGGGGCTCTCAGCAGGTTCATAACAATAACGACGCTCTCGCTCCTTCTGGCCTTCATAGGGAGGGTGATTGACGTAGTCGACGATTTCATTGGAAACCAGAGCGTGCTGTTCTACATTGAAGAAACTCTCTACTTCTTTTCCATAATCGGGGTGACATACGGGGTTATAAACTACATCGGGAACGTTGAGAAGCGGATCTTCCCGGTACCCTCTGGAGAGGCTTTCGGGGGGGAGCTGGTTCCGGGCGGTTTTATGTACCTCGGTGATAACTTGGGTGAGATCCTGGAGTTCCTGAAAAAGGCGGAGATTCCCGCGATGGTCGTCACAAGGAGCCCGTGGAGGTATGAGGGAGCCCCCGAAAACGTTAGAACCCTCTGGGTGACGCAGGCGGCTGAAAACGGTGTCGGCCCGACGAAGCTTCACGTTATTCTGGATGGTGCGGTGAAGTTCTTCCGGAGCGGCGGGAAGCTCGTCGTGATAGACTGCCTCGAGGTCCTCGTCCTCTACAACGACTTCCAGTCCGTTTTCCGGTTCCTCTCAACGCTCAAGGACTACGCGATCGAAACGGGTTCAACCGTCCTTCTACTGGTTGATGAGTCCACCATAGACGAGAGGCAGATGTCGCTTCTGAGGAGGGAGTTCACCCCGGTAAAATCTCTGAGGGAACTCCTCAGAACTTCCCCTTGA
- a CDS encoding NAD(+) kinase, translated as MRFGIVARRDREAALKLAYRVYDFLRVSGYEVVVDSETYEHLSEFREEDVRPLEDFDVDFIIAIGGDGTILRIEHRTRKEIPILGINMGTLGFLTEVEPHETFFALTKLLGGEYHIDERIKLRTYINGESTVPDALNEVAVLTGIPGKIIHLKYYIDGGLADEIRADGLIISTPTGSTGYAMSAGGPFVDPRLDVVVIAPLAPIALSSRPMIVPAGSTVDVRNMAANREIILAIDGQFYIHLEPETEITVKLSPRKARFVRFTDEVYPKYTQKIKGKF; from the coding sequence ATGAGGTTTGGGATAGTTGCCCGGAGGGATAGGGAAGCGGCTTTGAAGCTGGCCTACCGCGTCTACGATTTCCTCAGGGTCAGCGGATACGAGGTGGTTGTGGACAGCGAGACCTACGAGCACCTCTCCGAGTTCAGAGAGGAGGACGTCCGTCCGCTCGAGGATTTCGACGTGGACTTCATAATCGCGATAGGCGGGGACGGTACGATACTGAGGATAGAGCACAGGACGAGGAAGGAGATACCGATCCTCGGGATAAACATGGGCACCCTCGGGTTTCTAACGGAGGTGGAGCCCCACGAGACGTTCTTCGCCCTCACCAAACTCCTGGGGGGGGAGTACCACATAGACGAGCGCATAAAGCTCAGGACTTACATCAACGGGGAGAGCACCGTCCCGGACGCGCTCAACGAGGTGGCGGTTCTAACGGGAATCCCGGGGAAGATAATCCACCTTAAGTATTACATAGACGGGGGCCTGGCCGACGAGATACGGGCGGATGGATTGATAATATCAACGCCGACAGGTTCGACGGGCTACGCGATGAGCGCGGGCGGGCCCTTCGTCGATCCGAGGCTGGACGTTGTTGTCATAGCCCCCCTCGCACCGATAGCGCTCAGTTCGAGGCCGATGATAGTGCCCGCGGGGAGCACGGTGGACGTGAGGAACATGGCCGCCAACAGGGAGATAATCCTCGCCATCGACGGGCAGTTCTACATCCATCTCGAGCCGGAGACGGAGATAACCGTGAAGCTCTCCCCCAGGAAGGCGAGGTTCGTGCGCTTCACGGACGAGGTTTATCCGAAGTACACCCAGAAGATCAAGGGGAAGTTCTGA
- a CDS encoding lysylphosphatidylglycerol synthase transmembrane domain-containing protein, which yields MDWRKYSILGIGLLIILLLLWWAGVGEVLGILRKSRLEYFLLAVLAYVLAVIIWALRWRVLLKSLGIDAPMKTIVGGLFVGIFVNNVTPGARGGGEPVRMYYISKRTGQPYGHVFATVTMDRIMDLIPVVVMLLLATVHVYRLGSLTLTLTIFLLDVFFAAVVLATVGILLSERKTKGILYWFYRRFQRIMPGKALKYEEKFIRAVEVDVPRFQENFKLLMKHRSAFLIALLYSFLFWFLVLLRSYFIFLSINRSITLPDVMVVQTIGIVVGMFSLIPGGAGLIEAINSTVYVLLGINKDAAVTATLLERLISYWAPTAIGAVVTAHFGVRVRAGRQSNGKGKV from the coding sequence ATGGACTGGAGGAAGTACTCCATCTTGGGCATCGGCCTGCTCATAATCCTGCTGCTCCTGTGGTGGGCCGGGGTAGGCGAGGTGCTTGGGATACTCAGGAAATCAAGGCTCGAATACTTCCTGCTGGCTGTTCTGGCCTACGTTCTGGCCGTGATCATCTGGGCCCTCCGCTGGCGAGTTCTGCTGAAGAGCCTCGGCATCGACGCCCCGATGAAGACGATAGTCGGCGGCCTCTTCGTTGGGATCTTCGTGAACAACGTCACGCCCGGAGCGAGGGGTGGGGGAGAGCCGGTCAGGATGTACTACATATCCAAGAGAACGGGCCAGCCCTACGGCCACGTCTTCGCGACCGTAACCATGGACAGGATAATGGACCTCATCCCGGTTGTGGTGATGCTCCTCCTCGCGACGGTTCACGTTTACAGGCTCGGCTCACTCACCCTAACCCTGACGATATTCCTCCTGGACGTGTTCTTCGCCGCGGTGGTGCTGGCCACCGTTGGGATCCTCCTGAGCGAGAGGAAAACCAAGGGTATCCTGTACTGGTTCTACCGCAGGTTCCAGAGGATAATGCCTGGAAAGGCGCTGAAGTACGAGGAAAAGTTCATCAGGGCCGTCGAAGTCGACGTGCCCCGCTTCCAGGAGAACTTCAAGCTCCTCATGAAGCACAGGTCGGCCTTTCTCATCGCCCTCCTCTACTCCTTCCTCTTCTGGTTCCTCGTTCTGCTTCGCTCCTACTTCATATTCCTCAGCATAAACCGGTCGATAACCCTCCCTGACGTCATGGTGGTGCAGACGATAGGGATAGTGGTCGGGATGTTCTCCCTCATACCCGGCGGGGCCGGGTTGATAGAGGCCATAAACTCCACCGTTTACGTTCTCCTCGGCATAAACAAGGACGCGGCCGTAACCGCGACGCTCCTCGAGAGGCTTATCTCCTACTGGGCCCCCACAGCAATAGGTGCGGTCGTCACCGCCCACTTCGGCGTGAGGGTTAGGGCCGGGAGGCAATCGAACGGAAAGGGAAAGGTATAA
- a CDS encoding RsmB/NOP family class I SAM-dependent RNA methyltransferase, with translation MSYEEAFPAELREYYQRLFGGEAEEIMASLRTPVEKYYIRVNTLKTSRSKLMGILRREGLRPKRSPHLKEGIYFEREGPNFPDDYEPHLPVVRANKFASESVYQGAMLYAPGVLQADKRIKPGDEVEIRDPRGLLVGIGIARMSAKEMVVSTRGLAVEVTLPKFKLPSLSELESFKKGLFYAQSLPSMVVARVLEPSEEELIIDMAAAPGGKTSHIAQLMENRGEIIAMDKSRNRLGKMEEELRRLGVKNVRLVRMDSRKLPELGIEADKILLDAPCTALGIRPKLWESRTPREVEATARYQRHFINAAIKSLRRGGVLVYSTCTLSYEENEGNVRYILGKGLKLEEQSLFIGSSGIGIEGVQRFYPNRHLTQGFFIARFRKV, from the coding sequence ATGAGCTACGAGGAAGCCTTCCCGGCGGAGCTGAGGGAGTACTATCAAAGGCTCTTCGGGGGAGAGGCGGAGGAGATAATGGCGTCCCTCAGAACGCCGGTGGAGAAGTACTACATAAGGGTGAACACCCTCAAGACGAGCCGTTCGAAGCTCATGGGCATCCTCAGGCGGGAGGGCCTCAGGCCAAAGCGAAGTCCCCACCTCAAGGAGGGGATCTACTTCGAGCGCGAGGGGCCGAACTTCCCGGACGACTACGAGCCCCACCTGCCCGTGGTGAGGGCCAACAAGTTCGCGAGCGAGAGCGTTTACCAGGGGGCGATGCTCTACGCTCCCGGCGTCCTCCAGGCGGATAAAAGGATAAAGCCCGGCGACGAGGTGGAGATAAGGGACCCACGGGGGCTTCTCGTCGGGATCGGGATCGCGAGGATGAGCGCAAAGGAGATGGTGGTCTCGACGAGGGGTCTGGCGGTGGAGGTTACCCTGCCCAAGTTCAAACTCCCGAGCCTGAGCGAGCTCGAGAGCTTTAAGAAGGGCCTCTTCTACGCCCAGAGCCTGCCTTCCATGGTCGTCGCCCGCGTCCTCGAGCCGAGCGAGGAGGAGTTGATAATCGACATGGCCGCCGCGCCGGGGGGAAAGACGAGCCACATCGCCCAGCTGATGGAGAACCGGGGCGAGATAATAGCGATGGACAAGTCAAGGAACAGGCTGGGGAAGATGGAGGAGGAACTCAGGAGACTCGGAGTGAAGAACGTTAGGCTCGTCCGCATGGACTCGCGAAAGCTTCCGGAACTGGGAATCGAGGCCGATAAGATACTCCTTGACGCACCGTGCACCGCGCTGGGGATAAGGCCCAAGCTATGGGAGAGCAGAACCCCGAGGGAGGTGGAGGCGACGGCGCGCTACCAGAGGCACTTCATCAACGCCGCGATAAAGTCCCTGAGGAGGGGAGGGGTTCTGGTCTACTCCACCTGCACGCTCAGCTACGAGGAGAACGAGGGTAACGTGCGGTACATCCTCGGGAAAGGTTTAAAGCTCGAGGAGCAGAGCCTCTTCATCGGGTCGAGCGGCATAGGCATCGAAGGGGTCCAGAGGTTCTATCCCAACAGGCACCTAACGCAGGGGTTCTTCATAGCCAGGTTCAGGAAGGTGTAG
- a CDS encoding DUF3201 domain-containing protein, producing the protein MNVREIHEFLNGMWESIFTLNEELREELGKRGFQVEDVEEVFGAYIFLDGEWKAMRYPHPAFEIKPQMEAGATPESYYLVVAVPRERVNENFVGLFLEIFPRSFIYGASDFLSDVYNWRRDGRVSPTEVLERIEKSDENLFQFEANFGSAEALKRGILRVIDLGERFGIFDL; encoded by the coding sequence ATGAACGTCAGGGAGATCCACGAGTTTCTCAACGGGATGTGGGAGAGCATCTTCACCCTCAACGAGGAGCTCAGGGAGGAACTTGGGAAGAGGGGGTTTCAGGTTGAGGACGTCGAGGAGGTCTTCGGAGCTTACATCTTCCTCGACGGCGAGTGGAAAGCGATGAGGTACCCCCACCCGGCCTTCGAGATAAAGCCCCAGATGGAGGCCGGCGCGACGCCGGAAAGCTACTACCTCGTCGTGGCCGTTCCGAGGGAGAGGGTAAACGAGAACTTCGTCGGCCTGTTCCTCGAGATATTCCCGAGGAGCTTTATATACGGGGCGAGCGATTTCCTGAGCGACGTCTACAACTGGAGGCGCGACGGACGGGTTTCCCCCACGGAGGTTCTCGAGAGGATTGAGAAGAGCGACGAAAACCTCTTCCAGTTCGAGGCCAACTTCGGAAGCGCGGAGGCGTTGAAGCGGGGGATCCTCAGGGTGATAGACCTCGGGGAGCGCTTCGGTATCTTCGACCTCTGA
- a CDS encoding LEA type 2 family protein codes for MNWKLPVLGLVLVVMVWLGYVIYAVVTASPTVHASWGYVDENTTELWVNAKLDKPLLVPVEVDNLSLSLAGIPVARVARFDYSATRPDISMAIAIDNRKLIRALVAYMNNGQRGELGIHLGGKFLWVIPVNLDQKEEVSEDILSHLNFTTESKELAGGLVKTPALVGTKFEWVGERNGEAVLIAHMKLYNPNGFPVPVGKVSFDAYANGVRIGQGKSLKTVVIPARGYATVNVETLIDENALPGVWEAHVKNGEISRLKVNLYLDITALGRDYHIKLISREETLETDIIGTINGMLENLSLG; via the coding sequence ATGAACTGGAAGCTCCCGGTACTCGGCCTGGTGCTGGTGGTCATGGTATGGCTGGGCTACGTGATTTACGCCGTCGTAACGGCCAGCCCAACGGTTCACGCCAGCTGGGGCTACGTTGACGAGAACACCACCGAGTTATGGGTTAACGCAAAGCTGGACAAACCCCTGCTGGTTCCGGTGGAGGTGGACAACCTCAGTCTGAGCCTCGCGGGAATCCCCGTGGCCAGGGTCGCGAGGTTCGACTACAGTGCGACGAGACCGGATATAAGCATGGCGATAGCGATAGACAACCGGAAACTCATCCGCGCCCTCGTGGCCTACATGAACAACGGCCAGAGAGGGGAACTCGGGATTCACCTCGGGGGAAAGTTCCTCTGGGTGATACCCGTTAACCTCGACCAGAAGGAGGAGGTGAGCGAGGACATCCTTTCCCACCTGAACTTCACCACGGAGAGCAAAGAGCTCGCCGGCGGGCTCGTTAAAACCCCCGCTCTGGTGGGGACGAAATTTGAGTGGGTCGGGGAGAGAAACGGTGAGGCAGTTCTCATAGCCCACATGAAGCTCTACAACCCCAACGGCTTCCCGGTCCCGGTGGGAAAGGTGAGCTTCGATGCCTACGCCAACGGAGTCAGGATAGGCCAGGGAAAGAGCCTCAAAACGGTGGTTATCCCGGCCAGAGGTTACGCAACCGTGAACGTCGAGACTCTCATCGACGAAAACGCCCTCCCAGGCGTCTGGGAGGCCCACGTGAAGAACGGGGAGATCAGCAGGTTAAAGGTCAACCTGTACCTGGACATAACCGCACTCGGGAGGGACTACCACATAAAGCTGATAAGCCGCGAGGAGACGCTGGAGACGGACATCATAGGCACCATAAACGGCATGCTCGAGAACCTCTCCCTCGGATGA
- a CDS encoding COG1361 S-layer family protein, translating into MRRIGLTVVLILITALFSSGVSASTGSPLFEGYLDRGEAILVGPLLVTLVDTQKDYGSGDYYAFLFVVKDGRILNAEYRTILVPDPNKINRLLLNPDFLMAMAETQGYDVAQCEQYVNNSAAFNACLLANAAGFYQWLNSASPGEIAEAVVKTIEEHPELGINKEDVLMKVTYPDVTPVREGETVELNVDNQTVYVTANEVYPNGVRISISGPPEWRAATAPGMVVSSVEVPDTVHPGDTVTVKVHLRNEGAQKVRYLNVFVTPTPMGFNDSSSIASAVSMALSQSGMSKSVFYPEGSAVQYIEYLEGKENATLTFRIKINPDADVGTYPLYVGVAYFTGLGSTMRMMQGYNFVALTVKKPRAAFVEITGVDTSPREISPGDTFTVRFTIENTGEEPARAIGLKIESYKVPVQGEVKNVDLAALSGLPVQGSEQLSQSLQDALNRIMVELAKQNVEAFLPVGEDNVKYVAELGPGEKTTLEFRVKANDRLENGVYPLRIGLDYLTEPNGEEITDERLVGIDVTGRAKLILSRVSTSPNRILPGTDNVEVDFQVENVGTGTAGTVVARPMPEWPFSFSQSSEQVIGLGSLGKGDSARGSFRINVADNASSGTYEIPLLVTYTNDLGVEKNTTLMVPVMIGAKPDIEVVGVHLNPEPIQGESVNVYVELKNTGGEKATSVLIEGVVKADQPFSLDKRTDYVGDLEPGQTGEGVIVLSIEKDAIPKDYNFQLRIRAVGDPNQGDDNVYVFERTITIGVKENTKSQTNLRNLAVVIGVLVIVAVLYTYRKRVG; encoded by the coding sequence ATGAGGAGGATAGGATTGACCGTTGTTCTTATCCTTATAACCGCTCTGTTCTCAAGTGGCGTGAGCGCCTCAACGGGGAGTCCGCTCTTCGAGGGGTACCTCGACAGGGGCGAGGCCATCCTGGTTGGCCCGCTCCTGGTCACCCTCGTGGACACCCAGAAGGACTACGGGAGCGGCGACTACTACGCCTTCCTCTTCGTGGTGAAGGACGGCAGGATACTCAACGCGGAGTACAGGACGATACTGGTGCCTGATCCGAACAAGATAAACCGCCTTCTCCTCAACCCGGATTTCCTGATGGCGATGGCGGAGACGCAGGGCTACGACGTGGCCCAGTGCGAGCAGTACGTGAACAACAGCGCCGCTTTCAACGCCTGCCTCCTGGCAAACGCCGCGGGTTTCTATCAGTGGCTGAACTCCGCGTCCCCCGGGGAGATAGCGGAGGCCGTTGTAAAAACCATCGAGGAGCACCCGGAACTCGGTATAAACAAGGAAGACGTTCTGATGAAGGTAACCTACCCCGACGTAACCCCCGTCCGGGAAGGAGAGACCGTGGAGCTCAACGTCGACAACCAGACGGTTTACGTTACCGCCAACGAGGTTTACCCCAATGGCGTCAGGATAAGCATAAGTGGACCACCAGAGTGGAGGGCGGCGACCGCACCCGGGATGGTAGTTTCAAGCGTTGAGGTACCGGATACGGTCCATCCCGGGGATACCGTCACCGTTAAGGTCCACCTCAGGAACGAGGGTGCTCAAAAGGTGCGCTACCTTAACGTCTTCGTCACCCCGACGCCGATGGGCTTCAACGACAGCTCCTCGATAGCGAGCGCGGTCTCGATGGCCCTGAGCCAGAGCGGGATGTCGAAGAGCGTCTTTTACCCCGAGGGGAGCGCCGTTCAGTACATCGAGTACCTCGAGGGCAAGGAGAACGCGACCCTGACCTTCAGGATAAAGATAAACCCGGACGCGGACGTTGGAACGTATCCCCTCTACGTTGGCGTCGCCTACTTCACGGGTCTCGGCTCAACCATGCGCATGATGCAGGGCTACAACTTCGTGGCGCTAACCGTCAAGAAGCCCAGAGCGGCCTTCGTGGAGATAACCGGGGTTGACACCTCACCGCGGGAGATAAGCCCCGGGGACACGTTCACGGTCCGCTTCACCATCGAAAACACCGGGGAGGAGCCGGCAAGGGCCATCGGCCTGAAGATAGAATCCTACAAGGTGCCCGTGCAGGGGGAGGTAAAGAACGTCGATCTCGCCGCCCTCTCCGGGCTCCCGGTCCAGGGGAGCGAGCAACTGAGCCAGAGCCTTCAGGACGCCCTCAACAGGATCATGGTCGAGCTCGCCAAGCAGAACGTGGAGGCGTTCCTGCCGGTTGGGGAGGACAACGTGAAGTACGTGGCGGAGCTCGGACCGGGGGAGAAGACCACACTCGAGTTCAGGGTCAAGGCCAACGACAGGCTTGAGAACGGGGTCTATCCCCTCAGGATAGGGCTGGACTACCTCACCGAGCCGAACGGGGAGGAGATAACGGACGAGAGGCTCGTCGGGATAGACGTTACGGGAAGGGCGAAGCTGATACTCTCGAGGGTCTCCACCTCCCCGAACAGGATACTCCCCGGAACCGACAACGTGGAGGTGGACTTCCAGGTGGAAAACGTCGGCACGGGGACTGCCGGAACGGTTGTGGCCAGGCCCATGCCGGAATGGCCCTTCTCCTTCAGCCAGAGCAGCGAGCAGGTTATCGGCCTGGGGAGTCTGGGGAAGGGCGACTCGGCGAGGGGATCCTTCAGGATAAACGTCGCCGACAACGCCAGCTCCGGAACCTACGAGATACCCCTGCTCGTGACGTACACCAACGACCTCGGGGTGGAGAAGAACACCACCCTCATGGTTCCGGTCATGATCGGTGCGAAGCCCGATATAGAGGTCGTGGGGGTTCACCTCAATCCCGAGCCCATTCAGGGGGAGAGCGTCAACGTCTACGTCGAGCTGAAGAACACCGGAGGCGAGAAGGCCACGAGCGTGCTCATCGAAGGCGTCGTAAAGGCGGATCAGCCCTTCAGCCTGGACAAGAGAACGGACTACGTGGGCGACCTGGAGCCGGGCCAGACCGGCGAAGGTGTGATAGTCCTCAGCATCGAGAAGGACGCGATTCCCAAGGACTACAACTTCCAGCTGCGCATAAGGGCCGTCGGAGACCCCAACCAGGGGGACGACAACGTCTACGTCTTCGAGAGGACGATAACCATCGGAGTGAAGGAAAACACGAAAAGCCAGACCAACCTGAGGAACCTGGCAGTTGTGATCGGTGTGCTGGTTATCGTGGCGGTGCTCTACACGTACAGGAAGAGGGTCGGGTAA